The Caldicellulosiruptor obsidiansis OB47 genome segment TGTTGGTCAGCACCAGATATGGGCGGCACACCATTTGTATATAAAAAGACCGGGAACTTTTATTACATCAGGTGGACTTGGAACAATGGGATATGGTGTTCCAGCAGCGATTGGTGCGAAGTTTGGAAGTCCAGATGATGAGGTTATTGCAATAACCGGGGATGGAAGTTTTCAGATGCTTATGCAAGAGCTTGCAACAATAAAAAGAGAACAGGTGCCGGTTAAAATTGTTCTGTTCAACAACACAAGGCTTGGAATGGTATATGAACTTCAGAAGAGAAGATGCACAGGCAGATTTATAGCAACATGCCTGGATGGTAACCCTGACTTTATGATATTGGCAAAGGCATATGGAATTGAAGGTATGAGGCTTGAAAGCAAGGAAAAGTTAAAAGAAGCTATTTCGGTTATGAAGAGTTATAAAGGACCATTTTTGCTTGAGGTTGTAACAGACCCTGATGAGCCGACTATACCTTAAGGATTTGAGTGAGCTTAGATAAAAATTTTTGGTGATAGGGGGATGCAAGAAGGTGAAGTATACACTTTCAGTTTTGGTTGAGAACCACCCGGGTGTACTGTCCCGCGTTGCAGGACTTTTTTCAAGAAGAGGTTTTAACATAGACAGCCTTGCTGTTGGCGTAACAGAAGACCCTGCCATATCGCGCATGACAATTGTCGTAAATGGAGATGACTATATTGTTGAGCAGGTGACAAAACAGCTTAATAAACTTATTGATGTGATAAAAATTAAAAAGCTAAACCCGAAAGAGGCTGTTGAAAGGGAACTTGCGCTTATAAAGGTTAATGCTAATTCTCAAACGCGTTCAGACATTATTCAAATAACAGAGATTTTTAGAGCAAACATTGTAGATGTATCAAAAGAAACGCTTACAATTGAGATTTCAGGTGATGAAGACAAGATTGAAGCTTTAATTGAGCTTTTGAAACAATATGGTATTCGCGAGGTAGTCCGTACAGGACTTATTGCTATAGAGAGAGGAAACAAAGTAATAACAAAATCTAAGTCTGAGGAGGATGAGTAAAATGGCAAAAATATTTTATGATCATGATTGCAATCTGGACCTACTAAAAGATAAGACAGTTGCAGTAATTGGTTTTGGAAGCCAAGGTCATGCCCATGCACTGAACTTGAGAGATTCTGGTATAAACGTAGTTGTTGGTCTTTATCAGGGCAGCAAGTCCTGGGCAAAGGCAGAAAGTCATGGACTTAAGGTTATGACAGCTGATGAGGCTGCAAAGGTTGCAGATGTAATAATGATTCTTGTAAATGACGAGAAACAGCCAAAGCTATTTAAAGAAAGCATAGAACCTAATTTAAAGGAAGGAAAGGCAATAGCATTTGCACATGGATTTAACATTCACTTTGGTCAAATAGTACCGCCACCATATGTTGATGTTATAATGATAGCTCCAAAAGGACCAGGGCATACAGTCAGAAGCCAGTACGAAGAGGGAAAAGGTGTGCCGGCATTGGTTGCTGTTCATCAGGACTACACAGGCAAAGCTCTTGATATTGCTTTGGCATATGCAAAAGGTATTGGTGCATCAAGAGCAGGAATAATTCAAACAACATTTAAAGAAGAGACTGAAACAGACCTTTTTGGTGAACAGGCAGTTTTGTGTGGAGGTCTTACAGAGCTTATCAAGGCAGGTTTTGATACACTTGTTGAAGCAGGCTACCAGCCAGAAATAGCATATTTTGAATGTCTGCACGAGATGAAACTCATAGTTGACCTTATCTGGCAGGGTGGACTTTCACTTATGCGTTATTCAATATCAGATACTGCGGAGTATGGCGATTATATGACAGGTAAGAGAATTATTACAGAAGAGACAAGAAAAGAGATGAAAAAAGTATTGGAAGAAATTCAAAATGGCACATTTGCAAAGAAATGGATATTAGAAAATATGGCTGGAAGACCGGAGTTTAACAGCATAAGAAAAAGAGAGCAAAATCTGTTAATAGAGCAGATAGGTAAGGAACTTCGAAAGATGATGCCGTGGATAAAGCCTATAAAAGAATAAAGGTGAGGGGTTCTGAATGGGAAACAGAGTTATAAAAATTTTTGATACAACACTCAGAGATGGTGAGCAAACACCAGGTGTGTCTCTCAACGTCAATGAAAAACTGCAGATTGCCAAACAGCTTGAAAAACTCAAAGTTGATGTGATAGAAGCAGGTTTTGCAATAGCATCTCCAGGTGATTTTGAAGCAATAAAAGTAATATCTGAAAATATAAAAGATGCAGTTATAGTATCTCTGGCGCGAGCAGTAGAAAAGGACATAGACAGAGCTTATGAAGCACTCAAAAACGCGCAAGCGCCGAGGATTCACACCTTCATTGCAACAAGTGATATTCATATGAAATACAAGCTCAAGATGACAGAAGAGGAAGTACTTGAGAGAGCAGTTGCAATGGTAAAATATGCAAAAAAATATGTGTCAGATGTAGAGTTTTCTTGCGAAGATGCAACAAGAACAAGAATTGAATTTTTGATAAAAGTATTTGATGCAGTTATAAAAGCTGGTGCAACAGTAATAAACATTCCCGACACAGTTGGCTACACAACACCAGAAGAGATGAAAAGAATTATAAGGGCTATAAAAGAAAACATTCCTGACATTGACAAGGTTCAAATTTCAGTTCACTGCCATAACGACTTAGGACTTGCTGTTGCAAATTCACTGGCTGCTGTTGAAGAAGGTGTTCACCAGGTTGAATGTACGATAAACGGTCTTGGAGAAAGAGCAGGTAATGCTGCTTTAGAAGAAATTGTAATGGCTCTTAAAACAAGAAAAGATTTCTATAATGTTGATGTTTTGATTGACACAACTCAGATTTACAGAACAAGCAAACTTGTATCATCACTCACAGGTATATTTGTTCAGCCAAACAAAGCAATTGTTGGAGCAAATGCATTTGCGCATGAATCTGGTATACATCAGCATGGAGTACTTTCAGAAAGGTCTACTTATGAGATTATTGATCCTGTTTCAATTGGTCTTCCTAAAAACAGGATGGTTTTAGGCAAGCATTCAGGTCGTCATGCATTTGAAGAAAGGTTAAAAGAGCTTGGATACACTGACCTTACAAGAGAAGAGATTGATGCTGCATTTGAAAAGTTTAAAGTTTTGGCAGACAAAAAGAAGGTTGTGCTTGACAAAGACATAGAAGCACTTTTAGAGCAAAAATCCCTCAATATCCCAGAGACATACGAGCTTATTAAGTTCCAGATTATAAGCGGAAATGACTTGATCTCAACAGCATCTGTCAAGATAAAGTCCGGAGAAGAAGAGTTTGAAGAGGCGGCAACAGGTGATGGTCCTGTTGATGCAATCTTTAAGGCAATAGATAGAATAACAGGACTTCAGGTTGAACTTGACGATTATAGTATAAAAGCTGTGACACAAGGTAAAGATGCTCTTGGCGAGGTAACAGTCAGAATTAAGAAAGACGGCAAGGCTTTCTTGGGTCGAGGACTTTCGACCGATATTTTAGAAGCAAGTGCCAAAGCGTATGTAAATGCTATAAATAAGATGCTGTATAAAATTTCAGAAGAGTAAAATTGACTCTTTACAATTTTACAAATTGGGTTTAAAATAATTAGCAAATAAAATTTTAAGGGTCAAAGGGGTGCAAAAAATGATAATACGAATATGCGGCGCAATCACAATAATTGGCATTATTTCGATAATTAGAAAGAGAATAATTAGATTGATTTATAAAATTTCATATGCCGCATTGCACCCATTTTGGCCTGTGTATGATCAAAGAGGTTTTTTGAAAAGACCCTTAGGGCATGGTTGAATTGATAAAGAGTTTTGTTTCGAATGAGTTTTGAGTTTTAAAGCCCAGCCTAAAAAATCACAGGCTGGGCTTTTTTGATATCAAAAAGGAGGGAAAACAAAGTGGAAGATAATAAGACAATCATCATCTATGATTCGACTTTAAGAGATGGAGCTCAGGCAGGTGGAATTTCATATACTCTGGAAGATAAACTCAAAATTGTAGAAAGACTTGACAAGTTTGGTGTGAAATTTATTGAGGCAGGCAATCCGGGTTCTAACATCAAAGACCAGGAGTTTTTTGCAAGGGTAAAACAAATGAAGCTTAAAAATGCAAAGCTCATCGCCTTTGGTTCAACAAGGCGAGTGGGCATTGACGTGAAAGATGACCCAAACATTCAATCATTAATTGCAGCTGATACTGAAGCTGTTGCGATTTTTGGAAAGTCATGGGATTTTCATGTAATAGAAGTGCTAAGAACAACAGAAGATGAGAATCTTCAAATGATTTATGATACAATAAAATATTTAAAGTCCTTGGGCAAATACGTTGTATTTGATGCTGAACACTTTTTTGATGGTTATAAGAATAACAAAAAGTATGCATTGGAAACTTTAAAAGTTGCAAAAGAAGCCGGGGCAGATTCTTTAGACCTTTGTGATACAAACGGTGGTACTTTCCCAATGGATATTTATAACATCACTAAGGAAGTTGTTGAGATGTTTCCTGGGACATTGATTGGAATTCACTGTCACAACGATACTGGTATGGCTGTTGCAAACTCAATCATGGCAGTTTTGGCAGGTGCTCGCCAAGTACAAGGGACTATAAATGGATATGGCGAAAGATGTGGTAATGCAGATCTTATCACACTAATTCCTAATCTTCAGTTAAAACTTGGGTTTAAATGTATCCCTGATGAGAATATAAAACACCTTACATCTCTTTCAAGGTATGTTGCAGAGATTGCCAACATGATTCCAAACGAAAGAGCACCATATGTTGGAGCGTATGCATTTACTCACAAGGCCGGAATGCACATTGATGCTGTCAAGAAAAATCCAGCTTCGTTTGAGCATATCAATCCTGAAGTTGTTGGAAATACAAGAAGGATAGTGTTGTCTGAGGTTGCAGGAAGAGCTACAATTCTTGACAAGATTCGAGAGATTGACCCGACAGTTACAAAAGACTCACCTGTTACAAAAGAGATTATTGATGAGCTAAAGCGTTTAGAAAATGAAGGGTACCAGTTTGAGTCAGCAGAAGCCTCATTTGAGATGCTAATTAGGAAAAAGCTTGGGCTTTATGAGCCATTTTTTACTCTCAAAGAGTTTAAGGTTTTAATTAACGAGCCGGCGGTGGAGTACAGTTCATCTGCAATTGTCAAAATTGCAGTAGATGGTGTTACAGCAATCACTGCTGCAGAAGGTGATGGTCCTGTTCATGCCTTAGATAGTGCTTTGAGAAAGGCTTTGGAAAAATTCTACCCAGAGCTCAAAGAGGTTCATCTTGTTGACTATAAAGTGCGAGTACTGAATGCAGAGACTGCAACTGCTGCAAAAGTAAGAGTTCTGATTGAGTCAACAGACGGAAAAGACACATGGTCAACTGTAGGTGTTTCAACCGACATTGTAAATGCAAGCTGGATTGCGCTTGTGGATTCACTGGAGTACAAGCTTTGCAAGGAAAAAGTTAAGTAAAATTAAATTTTTTTAGAAATTATGGGCAAGACAAATCAAAACCATATATTGTAAGAAGGGGGGTTATCTAATTATCTTTTTAACAGCCCCCTTCTTAATTTGAAAACTTATACGGTCTTATGAACATCTGGGTCCAGTGCAAAACTCCCTTGTTGTTTTTGGCAACCCAAACACCACTTTCAGTAAAAGAGGAGTTTTAGGATATTTGCTCTGTGATTTCTTTAAAAA includes the following:
- a CDS encoding 2-isopropylmalate synthase — encoded protein: MGNRVIKIFDTTLRDGEQTPGVSLNVNEKLQIAKQLEKLKVDVIEAGFAIASPGDFEAIKVISENIKDAVIVSLARAVEKDIDRAYEALKNAQAPRIHTFIATSDIHMKYKLKMTEEEVLERAVAMVKYAKKYVSDVEFSCEDATRTRIEFLIKVFDAVIKAGATVINIPDTVGYTTPEEMKRIIRAIKENIPDIDKVQISVHCHNDLGLAVANSLAAVEEGVHQVECTINGLGERAGNAALEEIVMALKTRKDFYNVDVLIDTTQIYRTSKLVSSLTGIFVQPNKAIVGANAFAHESGIHQHGVLSERSTYEIIDPVSIGLPKNRMVLGKHSGRHAFEERLKELGYTDLTREEIDAAFEKFKVLADKKKVVLDKDIEALLEQKSLNIPETYELIKFQIISGNDLISTASVKIKSGEEEFEEAATGDGPVDAIFKAIDRITGLQVELDDYSIKAVTQGKDALGEVTVRIKKDGKAFLGRGLSTDILEASAKAYVNAINKMLYKISEE
- the ilvN gene encoding acetolactate synthase small subunit, whose product is MKYTLSVLVENHPGVLSRVAGLFSRRGFNIDSLAVGVTEDPAISRMTIVVNGDDYIVEQVTKQLNKLIDVIKIKKLNPKEAVERELALIKVNANSQTRSDIIQITEIFRANIVDVSKETLTIEISGDEDKIEALIELLKQYGIREVVRTGLIAIERGNKVITKSKSEEDE
- the cimA gene encoding citramalate synthase, translating into MEDNKTIIIYDSTLRDGAQAGGISYTLEDKLKIVERLDKFGVKFIEAGNPGSNIKDQEFFARVKQMKLKNAKLIAFGSTRRVGIDVKDDPNIQSLIAADTEAVAIFGKSWDFHVIEVLRTTEDENLQMIYDTIKYLKSLGKYVVFDAEHFFDGYKNNKKYALETLKVAKEAGADSLDLCDTNGGTFPMDIYNITKEVVEMFPGTLIGIHCHNDTGMAVANSIMAVLAGARQVQGTINGYGERCGNADLITLIPNLQLKLGFKCIPDENIKHLTSLSRYVAEIANMIPNERAPYVGAYAFTHKAGMHIDAVKKNPASFEHINPEVVGNTRRIVLSEVAGRATILDKIREIDPTVTKDSPVTKEIIDELKRLENEGYQFESAEASFEMLIRKKLGLYEPFFTLKEFKVLINEPAVEYSSSAIVKIAVDGVTAITAAEGDGPVHALDSALRKALEKFYPELKEVHLVDYKVRVLNAETATAAKVRVLIESTDGKDTWSTVGVSTDIVNASWIALVDSLEYKLCKEKVK
- the ilvC gene encoding ketol-acid reductoisomerase, giving the protein MAKIFYDHDCNLDLLKDKTVAVIGFGSQGHAHALNLRDSGINVVVGLYQGSKSWAKAESHGLKVMTADEAAKVADVIMILVNDEKQPKLFKESIEPNLKEGKAIAFAHGFNIHFGQIVPPPYVDVIMIAPKGPGHTVRSQYEEGKGVPALVAVHQDYTGKALDIALAYAKGIGASRAGIIQTTFKEETETDLFGEQAVLCGGLTELIKAGFDTLVEAGYQPEIAYFECLHEMKLIVDLIWQGGLSLMRYSISDTAEYGDYMTGKRIITEETRKEMKKVLEEIQNGTFAKKWILENMAGRPEFNSIRKREQNLLIEQIGKELRKMMPWIKPIKE